Proteins co-encoded in one Gallus gallus isolate bGalGal1 chromosome 27, bGalGal1.mat.broiler.GRCg7b, whole genome shotgun sequence genomic window:
- the GJC3 gene encoding gap junction gamma-1 protein isoform X1: protein MSWSFLTRLLEEIHNHSTFVGKIWLSVLIVFRIVLTAVGGESIYYDEQSKFVCNTEQPGCENVCYDAFAPLSHVRFWVFQIILVATPSVMYLGYAIHKIARMVEHSDVDRRFRSKSFSTRWKQHRGLEEAEDDHEEDPMMYPEIELESERENKEQQPPAKAKHDGRRRIREDGLMRIYVLQLLVRATFEVGFLIGQYLLYGFEVSPVFVCSRKPCPHKIDCFISRPTEKTIFLLIMYGVSCMCLLLNVWEMLHLGFGTIRDTLNNKRKELEDSGTYNYPFTWNTPSAPPGYNIAVKPDQMQYTELSNAKMAYKQNKANIAQEQQYGSNEENIPADLENLQREIKVAQERLDMAIQAYNNQNNPGSSSREKKSKAGSNKSSASSKSGDGKNSVWI from the coding sequence ATGAGTTGGAGCTTTCTGACCCGTCTCTTAGAGGAGATCCACAACCACTCCACCTTCGTTGGCAAAATCTGGCTGTCGGTGCTGATCGTCTTTCGGATCGTTCTGACTGCTGTGGGAGGCGAATCCATTTATTACGATGAGCAAAGCAAGTTTGTCTGCAACACGGAGCAGCCCGGCTGTGAGAACGTTTGTTACGACGCTTTTGCTCCTCTTTCTCACGTGAGATTTTGGGTGTTCCAGATCATTCTCGTCGCCACTCCGTCCGTCATGTATTTGGGCTACGCCATCCATAAGATTGCCCGCATGGTGGAGCACAGTGACGTTGACAGAAGGTTCAGAAGCAAAAGCTTTTCCACACGCTGGAAACAGCACCGCGGCTTGGAGGAGGCCGAGGATGACCACGAGGAGGACCCGATGATGTACCCAGAGATAGAGCTGGAAAGCGAACGGGAGAACAAGGAGCAGCAGCCCCCCGCCAAGGCCAAGCACGACGGGCGGCGGCGGATCCGCGAGGACGGGCTGATGAGGATCtatgtgctgcagctgctggtgagGGCGACGTTCGAGGTCGGCTTTCTGATCGGTCAGTACCTCCTGTATGGCTTTGAGGTCAGCCCCGTGTTTGTGTGCAGCAGGAAGCCCTGCCCCCATAAGATAGATTGCTTCATTTCAAGGCCGACCGAAAAGACCATTTTCCTGCTCATAATGTACGGGGTGAGCTGTATGTGTTTGCTTTTGAATGTGTGGGAGATGCTCCATTTAGGGTTTGGCACGATCCGGGACACGTTGAACAACAAGAGGAAAGAGCTGGAGGACTCTGGTACCTACAACTACCCCTTTACCTGGAACACACCCTCTGCCCCTCCTGGCTACAACATTGCGGTCAAACCCGATCAGATGCAATACACAGAACTGTCCAACGCCAAGATGGCCTACAAGCAGAACAAAGCCAACATCGCCCAGGAGCAGCAGTACGGCAGCAACGAGGAGAACATCCCCGCCGACCTGGAAAACCTGCAGAGGGAAATCAAAGTGGCTCAGGAACGCCTGGACATGGCCATCCAGGCGTACAACAACCAAAACAACCccggcagcagctccagagagaAGAAGTCCAAGGCGGGCTCCAACAAAAGCAGCGCCAGCAGCAAATCGGGGGACGGGAAGAACTCTGTCTGGATTTAA